Within the Ochrobactrum sp. Marseille-Q0166 genome, the region GCCTCATGCAGAACCGCACTTGTGCGCTCAAGCGATGCAGCCGGCGGCAGGATAGCCACACTGAACAGGAAGCCCTGGTCTTCATCCGGCAGAAGCGAACCCGGAACTTTCTCAAAGAGATAATATGTGCCCCCCAGAATACCCGCGAAAATCAACAGGCCGATAGACGCGCGTTTCAGGAAGAAGCGGACACCTGCGGTATATCCCTTCGTCAACCGATCAAAGAAGCGGTTGAAAATACGGAACGGCAACATCGGTTCATGATGGCCGGGCTTGAGGATCAGCGCACAGAGCGCCGGCGTCAATGTCAAAGCCACGACACCGGAGATTGTCACCGAAATCGCAATCGTAACAGCAAACTGCTTGTACATTTCGCCAACCAGACCGCCCATGAAGGCGACTGGAATGAACACGGCGCAGAGCACGAGAACAATCGCGATAACCGGGCCTGTCACTTCGCTCATTGCCTTGATGGCAGCTTCGCGTGGCGGCAGCTTCTCGGTCGTCATGATACGTTCGACGTTTTCCAGCACCACGATGGCGTCATCCACCACGATACCGATCGCCAGTACCAGACCGAACAAAGTCAGCAGGTTAATGGAGAAGCCAAGCACATACATGCCTGCAAACGTGCCAATGATCGAGATCGGAACCGCGATAACCGGGATAAGTGTTGCACGCCAGTTCTGAAGGAAGATGAAGACCACCAGAACAACGAGGATGATCGCCTCGATGAAGGTATGGATCACTTCTTCCACCGAGACCTTGATGAACTTGGTGGTGTCGAATGGAATCGAATAATTGATGCCTTCCGGGAAGCTGGTCTTCAGCTCCGCCATACGGCTCTGGATAAGTTCCATCGTGTTGAGCGCGTTGGCGCCCGGCTGAAGATAGATCGCAATCGGAACAGCCGGTGTGCCATTCAGGGCGCTATCCACCAGATAGCTTTCCGTACCGAGCTCTACACGGGCAACGTCTTTCAGAAGAAGCGTTGCTGCGTTCTTGTCCGAACGAAGGATAATATTTTCAAAGGCGCTTGCATCCGGCAGACGGCCCTGCGTGGTCGCCGTATAGGTAAACGGCCCGGCCTGAGGATCAGGCTGATCGCCAAAACGGCCCGCGGCAAACTGCGCATTCTGTTCCTGAATAGCCGTCTGAACATCTGATGGCGTCAGATTATATTGCGCCAGCTTGTCCGGGCGCAGCCAGATGCGCATCGAATATTCGATATTGCCAAGAAGCTGAACATCACCAACGCCAGGCAGACGCTTGAGATCGTCGATGACGTTCAAAAGCGCATAGTTACCAACATAGGTGCGATCATAACGGTCGGAGGTCGAAAACATCGCCACCATGCCGAGAATGGTGCTGGAGCGTTTGTCGACGGTGACGCCGAGACGCTGCACTTCCTGTGGAAGCGACGAGGTTGCACGCTGAACGCGGTTGTTGACGTTGATCGTGGCCTGATCCGGGTCGGTGCCAAGAGCAAAAGTCACGGTCAGCTGCATGGTACCGCTGCCAAGGCTCGAAGACTGCATATAAAGCATGTTCTCGACGCCGTTGATCTGCTGCTCAAGAGGCGCCGCAACGGTTTGCGTCACAGTTTCAGCACTGGCACCCGGATAGGTGGCGCTGACGACAACCTGCGGCGGCGTCAGCTCGGGATACTGCGCGACAGGCAGAATCCGCATGGCAATCAAGCCTGCCAGCACGATGATGATGGAAATGACCGCCGCGAAAACCGGCCGGTCGACGAAGAACTTGTTCATTGCTTGTCTGCCGCCTGTTCTTTATCGGTCTTTGCGCCAGCTTCGGTTGCAGCTTTCGCTTCAACGGGCTGGACCGTCTTGCCCGGTGCAGCCTTGATCACGCCTTCGGTGATGATGCGATCGCCTGCCTGCAAGCCTTCACTGACCAGCCAATCATCCGCAAGCTCACGCGCGATCTTGATCGGACGAACTTCCGCAACATTGTCCTTGTTGACCACATAAACGAACTGACCCTGCGGGCTCTGCATAAGGGCCGCTTTTGGGACGAGAATTGCGTTGTCAATCGTAACACCCAGAATAGCTGCGCGTACGAACTGGCCCGGGATCAGGCGCTGATCCGGGTTGTCAACGACCGCACGTGCGCCGAGTGTTCCGGTTTCGGTATCAAGCGAGGAAGACGTGAAGTCGATGACACCTTCCTTGTCGTAAGCCTGACCATCGCCGAACAGGATCTTGATACGCAGACGATCAGCATCCTGCCCGGTGGCACCGCGCGCCTCACGCAGCTTGCGGATTTCCGCAGCTTCGGAGTCGGTGAAGGAAAAATTCACGTAAACCGGATTGATCTGGGTGATTGACGTCAGCAAGCTCGATGAAGCATCCGTTCCGATAAGGCTGCCTTCGGAAACCTGTTCGAGGCTGGTGATACCACTGATCGGCGCCGTTACTTTGGTATAGCTGAGGTTAAGCTCTGCGGTGCGTAATTGTGCTTTGGCAGCCGCAACCGCCGCCTTGTTCAAATCACGTGTCGCCAGAGCCGTGTCACGAACCGCTGTGCTTTGCACCTTTTGTTGGACAAGCTGTTCAGCACGTTCTGCATCGCGGATCGATTGTTGATAGGTCGCTTCAGCCTGCGCAACCTGCGCCTGGGCGCGGGCGACTTCCGCCTCATAAGGTGCAGGATCAATTTCGAACAGCAAGTCGCCGGCTTTGACTTCCGTGCCTTCTACGAAATTGCGATGCAGGAGAATGCCCCCAACACGCGCACGTACCTGAACATCGCGGTAGGCGCTGACTCGTGCCGCATATTCATACGGTACTTCCACATTCTCAACTTTAATCTCCGTAACGGTCACTGGCGGCGGTGGCGGCGTAGCACCTCCGGGGGCCTGCGCGAGGGCAGATTGCCCTGCAAGAATGAAAAATGCGGCACTCGCCGCAAAAATCCGGATGGAACTGGTCATGGTCATAGTGGGAGCTGCCCTTGATGTCGCACGGTGCGGCCGAATAAACATACACGAATGTTTGTAAATACGAATTACCGTGTTATAGTCAATTACCTAATGTTACGTATCACGAATGAGTTACCCAAATAGTGAACGAAAAATCCTTTTTTTGCTGACGTTTGGCTCACAATTTGAATGCTAGAGAACAAGAATGCGAAGGACGAAGGCCGAGGCCGCAGAAACGAGAGATGCTATTTTAACTGCTGCTGAACGGGTATTTCTTGACCGCGGACTGACCCAATCAACTTTGACACAAATCGCATCTCAGGCAGGCGTAACCCGCGGCGCCATTTATTTCCATTTTCAAGATAAACGCGACATATTTCAAGCAATTATCAACCGTACATGTTTTCCGCATGAAGAAATCATGCGCCATGCAGCCGAATGTGACCACCCTAACCCGCTTTATGTACTTGAGCAATCAATCATAACTGCGCTTGAGCATTTCATAGCCAATGAACGGCAGCAGAACGTCTTCACGATTATTCACCAGCGTTGTGAATATGTTGGTGAGATTGCCCCGGTCGTCGACCATATCCGGGAGGCGCGTGGAAATGTATTATCGCTCTTCACAGGCTTGCTTGAGGTTGCAGAGCGGCGCAACGAGCTGTCAAATGAATGGACATCCATTTCTGCTGCACAAATTTTGCTCGCCGTGCTGGGTGGCCTGCTCAATGAATGGCTCCGAAGCGAGCGGGACTTCGATCTTGTCGGTGATGGTGGTAAAGCAATCGGAACCTTGATCCGGTCCATGCGGCGCGACAGTTGACAGTTGACTGACCCAAGCTTCCCATACCCATCCCGTAAGCCGTTGAGACAACAGAACACCTTACCAGCACGTATTATCTGCCGAATTTTTAATTTACGCTTACGTTAATGTAACTCTTGCGATTACGACGAAAGTCGACCACATTCATGATTGAGGAGTGCCTGACCTGGATTTGGGGCGGGGCACGTTGGGAGAAGGGTGGCGGCTTGCTGCTCAAAGATGAGACGGAGCAATCCGGGGAGAAGGCATGGCAAAAAAAGCAACCGAAGCGAAACCCACGTCGAGCAAGGCAACGAAAACAATGCCTGCATCAGGCAAGGTCTGGCTGAAATCCTATCCGAAAAGCGTTCCACACGAAATCGATCTGAGTAAAACGACTTCTATTGGCGACATGATTTCGAATGCGTGCCGCCACTTTGCCGACAAACCGGCCTTCACCTGTATGGGTAAGGATCTGTCCTACAAAGAACTCGATGAAAACTCACGCGCACTCGCTGCATGGCTGCAATCGCGGGGACTGGTCAAAGGTGATCGCATTGCGATCATGATGCCGAATATTCTGCAATACCCTGTGGCAATTGCCGCAATCCTGCGCGCAGGCTTCGTGGTCGTCAACGTAAACCCGCTCTACACACCGCGCGAACTTCAGCATCAATTGAATGATTCAGGCGCGCAGGCGCTTATCGTGCTGGAAAACTTTGCATCGACTGTGCAAAAGTCTCTGGCATCCATTCATGTGCCCAACATCATCGTTGCAACGATGGGCGATATGCATGGCCTTAAAGGTCACATCATCAATCTGGTGGTGCGCAAGGTGAAAAAACTTGTACCGGAATGGAATATTCCCGGGCATGTGCGTTTTAAAGATGCGTTGGCGCAAGGCCGCGGAAAGTCATTTAATCCCGTACCAGTTGACAGTTCCGATCTCGCTTTTCTGCAATATACCGGCGGCACGACAGGTGTTTCCAAAGGCGCCATGCTGAGCCATAGAAATATTCTGGCCAATGTCGAGCAAATGCAGCTTTGGATGGATGTCGCCTTCCAGAACAAAGGCAAGCCGAAGGAACTCAACTTCGTCTGCGCTTTGCCGCTCTATCATATTTTTGCGCTGACCGTAAATGCAATGATCGGCATAAAGCTTGGCGCACGCAATATACTCATACCGAATCCGCGTGACATTCCGGCCTTTACAAAAGAGCTGCAAAAATATCCGTTCCATATTTTTCCGGGTCTCAACACATTGTTCAACGCCCTGATGAACAACGAAGATTTCAAGGCACTGAACTTCAAGCCGCTGGTGCTGACGCTTGGAGGCGGCATGGCAGTGCAGCGTCCGATTGCCGAACGCTGGCAGGAAATGACGGGCTGCCACATCACCGAAGGCTATGGTCTCTCCGAAACGTCACCCGTCGCCTCCGCCAATCCTCTCGATGCGACGGAGTTCAGCGGTACGATTGGGCTCCCCATGCCCTCAACGGATTTTACCATCCGTGATGACGACGGCAAAGACCTGCCATTGGGCGAAGTCGGTGAAATCTGTGTGCGAGGTCCGCAGGTCATGATGGGCTACTGGAACCGCCCCGATGAAACCGAACGCGCCATTATGGCCGATGGCTTCTTTCGCACCGGCGACATGGGCTTTATGGATGAAAGCGGCTTCACCAAGATTGTTGACCGCAAGAAGGACATGATCCTCGTTTCCGGTTTCAACGTCTACCCGAATGAAATTGAGGAAGTGGCAGCAGAGCATCCGGGCATTGTGGAATCGGCGGCGGTCGGCGTTCCCAATGAACATTCTGGCGAAGTGGTGAAGCTTTACGTCGTGCGCCGCGATCCGAACCTGACGGAAGAAGACGTCAAATCCTTCTGTGCACAGCGCCTGACCAATTATAAGCGCCCACGTGAAGTGGAGTTCCGCCATGCTTTGCCGAAAACCAATGTCGGCAAGATTCTTCGCCGCGAGTTACGTGACTAAAACAGAAAAGGCCCTCCTAACCGGAGGGCCTTTTCATTTTATTTAAACAAAGCTGGCAAGTCTGCAATGGATTCAAGCACCACATCGGCATGCGGCTCCAGCGCTTCGCGTGGGCTGTTGCCGGATAAGACGCCAACACCAAGACCCGCTTTTGCCGCCTGTGCCGTTTCAAGATCGTGGAGATTATCGCCGACCATGGCAATTGCGCCAGGTTCAAGGCCGATCTTTTCAGCAAAGTAAAGCAGCGGGTCAGCATATGGTTTGGGCCGTGCCGCCGTATCATAGCCGATTACGACATCAAAGAAATGGTCAATACCCAGTGCCTTTGCAGTCGCATGGGCGCCGGCTTCTGAATCATTGGTGGCAATGCCAAGGATGAAGCCCATCTCGCGAAGGGTCTCCAAGGTCTCCCGCAGGCCTTCAATCGCCACCGCAGAACGCGCACCTTCGGCAACCGTATAGCTGTCAAATTCGGCTATCTTGGCTTGGAAACCAGCTTCGTCAATGTCGGGATACCAGAGCTGCACAATGTCTTCGACCGTACCGGCTGCAATCACTGAATTGGCGCGAAAACGCGACGCTTCCCAGTCATAGCCACCGGCGTCGAGCAGCGATCTTGCACGATGTTCGTCGCCATTGGCGCTTCGCTGTGCAAGGCTCCATGACACGGTAAACCATGTGCGATCGAAATCGATTAACGTGCCATCCTTGTCAAACAGGATGGCACGGATTGATTTCAACTTTTCTGAGGAAGGTAATGCACTCATGCCTCTAACGCACCGGCGCGCTTCTTGACTGCAGATGGTTTTGGGCCAAGCAGCTTCAGCAGATCATCACCCCGCCGGACATAGCGCAACGAACGACGTGTGAGGATACGGCCAGCCTGCGGCGCAGTGAGCGTTATGTCACCTTCCGGCTCACCCGGTCTTGTCACCACAGTGACGAGCTTCGCGCCCGCTTCCACCACATCGCCCGGAGCAACATGATAAAGCACCATGCCACCTTCCGGCGCGCGCAGCATTTCGACATTTTCAAGTGGTGTCACCAGACCATTGTATTCGAGAGCAAGCTTTACGCTTTCGTCGACGATCACACCGCGATGAACGAGGAACCTGTAAAGGCCTTCGGCGTCACCCTTGCCCATATCGGCATAGACATCGCTCAAACCACGGAACTCGACCGTGGTCACAGCGCGGCGCTTCATATTGCGCTGGTCAGCAGGCAATTGCAGAACAGGATGTGCGCAGGCTTCCTCGAAAGCTGCATCCGCGGTCGTATCCCAAGCAAGGATCGCGGTTGAGCCGAGTGCCACGGCCAGATCCTTCATGTCTTCCACGAATTCCTTGGCGATATAGACATAGCTTTCGCTCTCATCATCGCAATGAAGATCAAGCACGATATCATTTTCGAGAGCAAGCTTCAAAAGCGTGCTCTTTAAACGCTGCGCAAGGGCCACAGGCGCATCCGGGCCGGGGAGTTCACTTGTGTCGAAGTCCGGCAGAAGCGGGAAAGCACGGTTGAAATTGACCGCCGAGAAAAACTCGAAACGGCCCAGATGCTGATGCGCCTGCCACTGGTTGGAGCCAATCGGATTTGCCTGCGGTACCACCGTGATATTGCCGAGTATGCGGCCTTCTTCCGATGCTTTTTTCAGCATCGGAACGAGAAAATGCAAAGCAGCCTGTCCCGGCAATTCGCCACCATGCAGCGAAGATTGCAGATAGGCGGTCGGCGCATCGCTGTCTTTGCCTGCAAAACGCAGCACACGCAGTTCAATGGCGTTACCCGGTACGTCGCCGGCAAACTCGATAATCTCGGATTTCATTTCAGTTCCCATTTGATGCACAAAAAAAGCCGGGCATAGCGCCCGGCTTGCCTTCTTGATTTGCCTTAATATCAGGCTTTGCGGCGCGCATGCAAATGGGCAACGAGACCCACCGTCGAAGCGTCTTTGCCTTCTGCGGATTCTGCACCGGAAACAACCGGAAGAAGCTCGGTTGCGAGTTCCTTGCCAAGCTCCACGCCCCACTGGTCAAACGCATTGATGCCGAAAATCTGAGCTTCCACGAACACGCGATGTTCGTAAAGAGCGATCAAGCGGCCAAATGCAAACGGATCCAGCTTGTCGTGAACCAGTGTCAGCGACGGACGGTTGCCGGAGAACACGCGATGCGGTGCAATGCGCTCAACTTCTGCGTCCGGCAGATTCTTGGCCTTCAACTGTGCACGCGCTTCATCGAGCGTGCGCCCCTTCATCAAGGCTTCCGACTGCGCAAGGCAATTAGCGAGCAGCATTTCATGCTGATGATCGAGATGCTTTTCATGGCCCTTTGCCGCAACGATGAATTCGAGCGGAATGGTGTCCGTGCCCTGATGCAAAAGCTGGAAGAAGGCGTGCTGACCATTGGTGCCGGGTTCGCCCCAGACAACAGGACCCGTTGGACCGGAAACCGGCTTGCCGTCAACCGTAACACTCTTGCCATTCGATTCCATATCGAGTTGCTGGAGATAGGCCGGAACACGCGCCAGACGCTGATCGTATGGAATAACAGCACGGCTCGAATAATCGCAGATTGCGCGATGCCAATAGCCGATGAGGCCAAGCCAGATTGGCAGGTTCTTTTCCAGCGGCGCGTCGCGGAAATGCACATCCATCGAATGCGCGCCCGCAAGGAATTTGCGGAAATTATCAGCGCCGATTGCGATCATCACTGGCAAGCCAATCGCTGACCAGACTGAATAACGGCCACCAACCCAATCCCAGAAGCCAAAAACGCGTTCTTCGCCAATGCCAAAGGCTGCGACCTTATCAAGAGCGGTTGAAACGGCAGCAAAATGTGCGCCTACCGCGTCTTCGCCCAGTGCATCAGCAACCCATTTGCGTGCGGTCTGCGCATTGGTCATGGTTTCGATGGTGGTGAAGGTCTTCGACGCTACGATGATGAGCGTCGTTGCCGGATCAAGCACGTTGAGCGTATCGGCAATGTGCGCTCCATCGATGTTCGAAACATAATGGGCGCGCGGGCCGTCATGATAGGGTGAAAGCGCAATCGTTGCCATGACCGGACCAAGATCGGAACCGCCGATTCCGATATTGACGATATCGGTGATCTTCTTTCCGGTCGCGCCCTTGATGGAACCGGAACGGATGCCATCAGAGAAGGCAGCCATGCGGTCGAGAACTTCCTTCACGTCGGGCAGCACGTTGTGGCCATCAACCAGCACTTCCTTCGACGTGGTGTCGCGAAGGGCAACATGCAGCACAGCGCGATCTTCGGTGTTGTTGATGTGTTCGCCTGCAAACATGGCGGCACGACGGCCTTCAACATCAGCCGCCTGCGCAAGTTCGGTCAGAAGTGCAACCGTCTCGTCATTGACCCGGGCTTTCGACCAGTCAAACAGCAGATCGTCAAGCGACAGCGAATAGCGCTCAAAACGGCCAGGATCGGCTTTGAATGCCGCACGCATGTCTTTTGGTGCTGCTTCCGCCCAGTGCTTCTTCAGCTTTGCGACCGTTGCTTCCAGCTTCGCCGCGTCTCTTGCCATGATGGTACTCCCAGTCAATCAAATCGATTTAATTGCGGATAATTAAGCACTTTATTCAAGAATTGCATCCGTTAAATTACATAAATTTTCCTTTTGATGTGGTTCCATATATGCATATGCATCAATTTAGGTTGATCAGGAGTTTAGTCAAAGCATGGACCTCGTCGGAGAAGAAAGAATCAGCGCACCCCGGCAGGCCGTCTGGGACGCACTCAATGACATCGAAACGTTGAAAAGCTGTATTCCCGGCTGCGAAGATCTCGAACGTGTCTCTGAAACAGAAATTCGAGCGGCGCTGAAAGTCAGCCTCGGCGTTATCAAAGTCCGTTTCCACGGAATGCTCGAACTCTCCAACATGAACCCACCGGCTTCCTACACGATTTCCGGGCGCGGCGAAGGGTCGATTGCAGGATTTGCGCATGGCGATACCGACGTTACTCTGACGGAAGACAATAACGATACGATCCTCAGCTATGTGATCCGTGGCGATGCCGGGGGCAAGATCGCCCAGCTTGGGTCGAAGCTTCTCGGTTCTGTCGCCCGCAAGATTGCAGACCGCTTCTTTGCCAACATTGGTACTGCGGCAGCACAAAAAGCGGCACAAAATGCCGCTGCAAAAACGGCATAATTTCATTCCAAGATGGTATGAGAACAGATGGGAAAGCGTTTTTGCTTTTTGCTGTTATGAGATAGTCGATAACGCATAAACTGTAACAAGGCCTATCGGCATGAAGCCCAGAGACACCGCGACCTATATTTTTCTTGCTATCGCATGGGGACTATCGTTCCTCGTGGTGCTGCGTGTGGTCGAAGCCTTTGGCTGGGTTGGTGCGGTCGCCTTCCGCTCTTTCATTGCCGCAGGAACTCTTTTTGCGATTGCAAAACTATCCGGGCGCAAGCTTGATTTTCAAGCTGGCTGGAAACCTTTTGCCATTGTTGGTGCCACAACTGTCGCGGGCCAGCTGATCGGCCTTTCCTATGGCACACCACTGATCGGAACGGCGATGGCCGCAATCTGCGTTGCATCGATTCCGCTTTTCTCAATGGTTATCAGCCAGCTCTGGGGGCTTGAACGCATCACGACGCGCGGACTGATCGGCCTGTTGCTTGGCGTCACCGGTATTGTGTTGCTTGTTGGCTTCCCGGCTGTTGCCGTTACGCCTGAATTCATCATGGGTTGCATTGCGGTGCTTTTTTCCTGTTTCTCGGCAGCTTTCGGCAGCAATTACGCCAGCCGCCGCCTGTCCGGCACCGGCTCGTGGGAAACCACCATTGGCGCATTCGTGTTTGGCGGCATCCTGACTTTGCCGCTGATCGTTGCCATTCCTGTGCCGACCATGCCGGGACTGGTTGATGTTGTTTATCTGCTGATCTCTGCCTGCGTGATGAGCGCCCTCACCTATGTGCTTTATTTCAGACTGGTCGGAAATGTCGGACCTACAAAAGCGATCAGCGTCGAATTTGCGGTCACAGTGATTGCGGTTCTGGTTGGTGCGGTGTTCCTCAAAGAGCAGCTCTCCCTCATCCAGTTTGTCGGTGCTGCCGTCATCATCGCTGGCTGTGCGCTGGTGTTAAGCTCGCGCCCGTCGCTACCAAAAGAAGCTGAGGCTTTCCCGGACGCGGAAGCGACAACAGAACCAGCACCAAGTGGTCTCAAGTCCGATCGCCTCTGATTTCCATTTGAGTTCAATGTCAAAGGCCCGTGCTTCCTGAGCCGGGCCTTTGGTATTTCTGGTAAGTAATTCTCATAAATTGACCAGATGATAAAAAATTTGACCTTACGTGAAAATCTGTCATCCTGTCAGTAACGGGCACCACGCGACGGCAAAGATCGCAGCCCGGAAATCAGTTTATGGTGCGCAAAGGGAACCCGCGCCTGAACAAGCAAAAATGGGAGATGCGATCTATGAGATCAGCAGAGAATTCGCCTATTGATGCAATTGATAATCCGGGACACGCGAACGGGCCTGATATTCACGGCTCGCGGTTGGATAAGGCCGACTATGCGCATGTTTTCGATGATCTGCATCCGCCGCTGAACAAGCATGAAGCCCTCGTTGAATCTGACCGCTGCTATTATTGCTATGATGCGCCTTGCATGAATGCGTGTCCGACCAGCATCGATATTCCGCGTTTCATTCGCCAGATTAACACTGGCAATGCCATTGGTGCGGCGAAGACCATTCTTTCAGAGAACATTCTGGGTGGCATGTGCGCCCGCGTCTGTCCGACCGAAACGCTCTGCGAAGAAGTCTGTGTTCGCGAGACTTCGGAAGGCAAGCCGGTCAAAATTGGCCAATTGCAGCGCTATGCCACTGATGTTCTGATGGAAACCGGCAATCATCCATTCAAGCGCGCGCCCGACACAGGCAAGCATATCGCGATTGTTGGCGCAGGTCCGGCAGGTCTTTCCGCGGCGCACCGCCTTGCGATGCTTGGGTCTAGGGTGACGATATTTGAAGCGCGACCCAAGGGCGGCGGTCTGAATGAATATGGTATTGCCGCCTATAAGACAGTCAATAATTTCGCCCAGCGCGAATTGGAATTCGTGCTGAAAATCGGTGCCATCAATATCGAATATAACCAGACGCTCGGTCAGGACATCACGATTGAAGCGCTGAAGGCGGGCTTTGATGCCGTTTTCCTCGGCATGGGGATGCCGGGCGTCAATGATCTCGGACTTGTGGGCGAAGATGCGCCCAATGTGATTGATGCGGTGGATTACATTGCAAATCTGCGTCAGGCAAAAGATCTTTCCTCTCTGCCCGTTGGCCGCAATGTGGTGGTTATCGGTGGCGGCATGACCGCAGTGGACGTTGCCATTCAGACCAAGAAGCTCGGCGCTGAAAACGTGACAATCGTTTATCGTCGCGGTCAGGAAAGCATGAACGCCAGCGCCTATGAGCAGGAACTGGCACAGATTCACGGTGTGGTTATCCGCCACTGGTTGCAGCCACACGCCTTAGAGCGCAGCGAAGACGGCACCGTCAATGCCGTTGTGTTTGAATATACCAATGCCGATAGCGGCAAGCTTTCCGGCACTGGCGAATATCTCATTCTCGAAGCCGATCAGGTATTCAAGGCTATTGGTCAGAAGTTTGAACCAGAGCCAATTGCAGGCTCAGGCATTGGACTCTCCAAAGGGCGCATCAGCGTCGATGATGAGCGTCGCACATCCGTTGAAGGGATTTGGGCGGGGGGCGACTGCGTTGCAGGTGGTCAGGATCTGACCGTTGCATCGGTGGAAGACGGCAAAGTTGCTGCCGAATCTATCCACGCGACGCTGACAAAACGTCCCGAAGCAATTGAAGGTTTTGCCGATGCGGTGCTCTCCGGCGGCGCGCTTCATGCGCCCAACCCGTCGGCTCACCGTGACCGCAGTGTGCCTTTGGGCCAGGAACAGGGCTGAGGAGAGTAAACATGGCTGATCTTTCAACGAACTTCCTCGGTATCAAGTCGCCAAACCCGTTCTGGCTGGCATCGGCTCCGCCGACCGACAAAGCATATAATGTCGAGCGTGCTTTCAAAGCCGGCTGGGGTGGCGTTGTCTGGAAAACACTTGGCGCTGAAGGCCCGCCGGTGGTCAACGTCAATGGTCCGCGCTATGGCGCTATCCATGGTGCTGACCGGCGTCTGCTGGGTCTTAACAATATCGAGCTGATCACAGATCGTCCGCTTGAAGTGAACCTTCGCGAAATGAAAGAAGTGAAGATGCGCTGGCCCGACCGCGCATTGATCGCTTCGATCATGGTGCCATGCGAAGAAGAGGCGTGGAAGGCCATTCTGCCTTTGGTCGAAGAAACGGGTGCAGATGGCATTGAACTGAACTTCGGCTGTCCGCACGGCATGAGCGAACGCGGCATGGGTGCGGCTGTCGGTCAGGTGCCGGAATATGTCGGCATGGTTGTGAAATGGTGCAAGCAATATAGCCGGATGCCGGTGATCACCAAGCTGACGCCAAACATCACCGATATTCGCAAGCCTGCGCGTGGCGCTAAGGCCAATGGCACCGATGCCGTGTCACTGATCAACACGATCAATTCGATTGTGTCGGTTGATTTGGACAGCATGTCGCCGGTGCCCTCCATTGACGGACGCGGTAGCCATGGCGGTTATTGCGGGCCAGCCGTCAAGCCAATTGCGCTTAATATGGTGGCGGAAATTGCACGCGATCCCGAAACCTATGGCCTGCCGATTTCAGGCATT harbors:
- a CDS encoding HAD family hydrolase; its protein translation is MSALPSSEKLKSIRAILFDKDGTLIDFDRTWFTVSWSLAQRSANGDEHRARSLLDAGGYDWEASRFRANSVIAAGTVEDIVQLWYPDIDEAGFQAKIAEFDSYTVAEGARSAVAIEGLRETLETLREMGFILGIATNDSEAGAHATAKALGIDHFFDVVIGYDTAARPKPYADPLLYFAEKIGLEPGAIAMVGDNLHDLETAQAAKAGLGVGVLSGNSPREALEPHADVVLESIADLPALFK
- a CDS encoding succinylglutamate desuccinylase/aspartoacylase family protein, encoding MKSEIIEFAGDVPGNAIELRVLRFAGKDSDAPTAYLQSSLHGGELPGQAALHFLVPMLKKASEEGRILGNITVVPQANPIGSNQWQAHQHLGRFEFFSAVNFNRAFPLLPDFDTSELPGPDAPVALAQRLKSTLLKLALENDIVLDLHCDDESESYVYIAKEFVEDMKDLAVALGSTAILAWDTTADAAFEEACAHPVLQLPADQRNMKRRAVTTVEFRGLSDVYADMGKGDAEGLYRFLVHRGVIVDESVKLALEYNGLVTPLENVEMLRAPEGGMVLYHVAPGDVVEAGAKLVTVVTRPGEPEGDITLTAPQAGRILTRRSLRYVRRGDDLLKLLGPKPSAVKKRAGALEA
- the pgi gene encoding glucose-6-phosphate isomerase, whose product is MARDAAKLEATVAKLKKHWAEAAPKDMRAAFKADPGRFERYSLSLDDLLFDWSKARVNDETVALLTELAQAADVEGRRAAMFAGEHINNTEDRAVLHVALRDTTSKEVLVDGHNVLPDVKEVLDRMAAFSDGIRSGSIKGATGKKITDIVNIGIGGSDLGPVMATIALSPYHDGPRAHYVSNIDGAHIADTLNVLDPATTLIIVASKTFTTIETMTNAQTARKWVADALGEDAVGAHFAAVSTALDKVAAFGIGEERVFGFWDWVGGRYSVWSAIGLPVMIAIGADNFRKFLAGAHSMDVHFRDAPLEKNLPIWLGLIGYWHRAICDYSSRAVIPYDQRLARVPAYLQQLDMESNGKSVTVDGKPVSGPTGPVVWGEPGTNGQHAFFQLLHQGTDTIPLEFIVAAKGHEKHLDHQHEMLLANCLAQSEALMKGRTLDEARAQLKAKNLPDAEVERIAPHRVFSGNRPSLTLVHDKLDPFAFGRLIALYEHRVFVEAQIFGINAFDQWGVELGKELATELLPVVSGAESAEGKDASTVGLVAHLHARRKA
- a CDS encoding carbon monoxide dehydrogenase subunit G; the protein is MDLVGEERISAPRQAVWDALNDIETLKSCIPGCEDLERVSETEIRAALKVSLGVIKVRFHGMLELSNMNPPASYTISGRGEGSIAGFAHGDTDVTLTEDNNDTILSYVIRGDAGGKIAQLGSKLLGSVARKIADRFFANIGTAAAQKAAQNAAAKTA
- a CDS encoding EamA family transporter — encoded protein: MKPRDTATYIFLAIAWGLSFLVVLRVVEAFGWVGAVAFRSFIAAGTLFAIAKLSGRKLDFQAGWKPFAIVGATTVAGQLIGLSYGTPLIGTAMAAICVASIPLFSMVISQLWGLERITTRGLIGLLLGVTGIVLLVGFPAVAVTPEFIMGCIAVLFSCFSAAFGSNYASRRLSGTGSWETTIGAFVFGGILTLPLIVAIPVPTMPGLVDVVYLLISACVMSALTYVLYFRLVGNVGPTKAISVEFAVTVIAVLVGAVFLKEQLSLIQFVGAAVIIAGCALVLSSRPSLPKEAEAFPDAEATTEPAPSGLKSDRL
- a CDS encoding NAD(P)-dependent oxidoreductase, whose translation is MRSMRSAENSPIDAIDNPGHANGPDIHGSRLDKADYAHVFDDLHPPLNKHEALVESDRCYYCYDAPCMNACPTSIDIPRFIRQINTGNAIGAAKTILSENILGGMCARVCPTETLCEEVCVRETSEGKPVKIGQLQRYATDVLMETGNHPFKRAPDTGKHIAIVGAGPAGLSAAHRLAMLGSRVTIFEARPKGGGLNEYGIAAYKTVNNFAQRELEFVLKIGAINIEYNQTLGQDITIEALKAGFDAVFLGMGMPGVNDLGLVGEDAPNVIDAVDYIANLRQAKDLSSLPVGRNVVVIGGGMTAVDVAIQTKKLGAENVTIVYRRGQESMNASAYEQELAQIHGVVIRHWLQPHALERSEDGTVNAVVFEYTNADSGKLSGTGEYLILEADQVFKAIGQKFEPEPIAGSGIGLSKGRISVDDERRTSVEGIWAGGDCVAGGQDLTVASVEDGKVAAESIHATLTKRPEAIEGFADAVLSGGALHAPNPSAHRDRSVPLGQEQG